One Papaver somniferum cultivar HN1 chromosome 10, ASM357369v1, whole genome shotgun sequence genomic window carries:
- the LOC113316187 gene encoding uncharacterized protein LOC113316187 yields MKSPVQGRPLCVYTAFSDTAVGALLAQEDDEGIEHPIYYFIRILRDAELRYPKEEKACLALIHSIQKFRHYLLSNKVILISKSDPAKFLLLKLVLMGRSAKWLLQMSACASPRAINGQAIAYLLAVFPGEGTTALREDLPGEFQDISVVEEEAWLLYFDGSATPSNNAGGEGVVLVSPTDEVFSHSFKLYFQCTNYSAEYEAFLIGLLLAKQAGATRLEIRGDSKLLANQMNGVNNRHADCLATLASKLQFEGLEETLTVKSRTVESTWLSQCKDIGTCDWRTRIIQELSSSLSQGKLNRVHDEIYGQTLVVTLYRRRLQFLGYYWPEMETQSRLLQKSCSNCQAPPHQLEVFSISHVGDWREPYISYLRDGVIPANQKEVVKMKQMVKRWGLDIIGNINPPSSKQHEYVITATEYFTKWVEAIPLRGTTGETIVAFIKEYIICRFGVSKHIITDNGTPFANKPVRELLEEYGIKQVFSTIYYPQENGQAESTNKTLIRILSRTIHDNPKEWHEQFQWRYGHIGRHLEAPLGFLHVHLFTVQMRSS; encoded by the exons atgaagtctcccgtCCAAGGAAGACCACTATGTGTCTACACCGCTTTCAGTGATACCGCCGTCGGGGCTTTACTCGCTCAAGAAGATGACGAGGGAATCGAACATCCTATATACTATTTCATCCGAATATTGAGAGATGCTGAGCTCAGATACCCCAAGGAGGAGAAGGCATGCTTAGCCCTAAttcattccattcagaagttcagacattacctgcTATCCAACAAGGTGatactcatatctaaatctgatcctgCGAAGTTTTTGCTTTTAAAACTGGTCCTGATGGGAAGGTCAGCtaagtggcttctccaaatgtcagCGTGTGCATCGCCTAGAGCTATCAATGGGCAAGCAATTGCATATTTGCTAGCAGTATTCCCTGGGGAAGGCACTACTGCGCTACGTGAGGACCTCCCTGGAGAATTTCAAGACATCTCCGTTGTCGAAGAAGAAGCGTGGTTGTTATATTTTGACGGCTCTGCCACTCCTAGCAATAACGCTGGAGGGGAAGGCGTAGTTCTAGTATCTCCAACCGATGAAGTCTTCTCACACTCCTTCAAGCTATACTTTCAATGCACTAACTattcagcagagtatgaagcATTCCTTATAGGACTGTTGTTAGCCAAGCAAGCAGGggccacacgtctggaaataagaggtgatTCTAAGCTACTAGCTAATCAGATGAATGGAGT caacaacagacaCGCCGATTGTTTAGCAACGCTAGCTTCTAAATTACAGttcgaaggtttagaagaaaccttGACGGTGAAGAGTAGAACGGTAGaatcaacatggctttcacaatGCAAAGACATTGGAACCTGCGATTGGCGGACTCGGATCATTCAGGAGCTTAGCAGCTCGCTttctcaaggaaag CTTAACCGCGTTCACGATGAAATTTATGGACAAACTCTGGTGGTAACGCTCTATCGACGTCGTCTTCAATTcctgggctattactggccagaaatggagacTCAATCCCGGCTACTCCAAAAGTCTTGTTCGAATTGTCAAGCGCCTCCACACCAACTGGAGGTTTTCAGCATAAGTCATgttggggactggagagagccgtATATTAGCTATCTTCGGGATGGAGTAATTCCCGCTAATCAAAAGGAGGTTGTCAAGATGAAACAAATGGTGAAACG ctggggacttgacattatTGGGAATATCAATCCACCGTCATCGAAGCAGCACGAGTATGTCATAaccgcgacagagtacttcaccaaatgggttgaagctattcctctACGAGGGACTACGGGAGAAACGATTGTGGCTTTCATTAAAGAATACATCATTTGTCGTTTTGGTGTGTCTAAGCACATTATCACTGATAACGGAACCCCCTTCGCCAACAAACCGGTACGAGAgctacttgaagaatatggaattaaacagGTCTTCTCCACCATCTACTATCCTCAAGAAAACGGACAAgctgagagcaccaacaaaacattaattcggattctcagtcgaacaataCATGACAACCCCAAAGAGTGGCACGAACAGTTCCAGTGGCGCTATGGGCATATCGGACGACACCTAGAAGCTCCATTGGGGTTTCTCCATGTTCACTTGTTTACGGTGCAGATGCGATCCTCCTAG